A window of the Erpetoichthys calabaricus chromosome 10, fErpCal1.3, whole genome shotgun sequence genome harbors these coding sequences:
- the LOC114658432 gene encoding LOW QUALITY PROTEIN: odorant receptor 131-2-like (The sequence of the model RefSeq protein was modified relative to this genomic sequence to represent the inferred CDS: inserted 1 base in 1 codon), which translates to MNTLGPPQPTDEVSVPGTSKQTKPILKISLVVLLYIITNYINGILIXSFFKHHIFHKNSRYILFIHLVFNDVLEISVAIIMHISLETVHIMPVPLCYFLMTIAITTTYNTPLNLALMALECYIAICKPLHHPNICTVRGMYITLNIMWLINFLSPASNVIIVINVEFVNFFNAKIICDNDSFLRTYSQSVKRNYMNITYFAVAWFTMAYTYIHNVIAARSASRSEKSSAKKVYNTVLIHAIQLTLSSLMFIIPLVNNLWLYFQSQDPEDIQYFTYVLIILFPRLLSPLIYGVREENFKKYLKLYVKVCAFVKGDPSS; encoded by the exons ATGAATACTTTAGGACCCCCACAGCCTACTGATGAGGTGTCTGTTCCAGGTACCAGTAAGCAAACCAAGCCCATCCTGAAGATTTCACTTGTTGTACTTCTATATATTATAACCAACTATATAAATGGAATTCTCA GCAGTTTTTTTAAACACCATATATTTCATAAGAACTCTCGGTACATTTTGTTTATCCACCTGGTGTTTAATGATGTATTGGAAATCAGTGTTGCAATCATCATGCACATCTCACTTGAGACTGTCCATATTATGCCAGTGCCACTCTGCTACTTTTTAATGACAATTGCAATTACTACAACCTACAACACTCCTCTGAATCTGGCCCTGATGGCTCTCGAATGCTACATTGCTATCTGCAAACCACTGCATCACCCAAACATCTGCACAGTGCGCGGAATGTACATTACTCTCAACATAATGTGGCTGATCAATTTTCTTTCTCCAGCATCAAATGTTATAATTGTCATTAATGTAGAGTTTGTGAACTTCTTTAACGCTAAAATCATATGCGACAATGACAGTTTTCTTCGGACTTATTCTCAGTCTGTTAAAAGGAATTACATGAACATTACATATTTTGCAGTAGCTTGGTTCACAATGGCTTACACATACATTCATAATGTCATTGCAGCACGATCAGCCAGTCGCTCTGAGAAATCTTCTGCTAAGAAGGTCTACAATACAGTACTGATACATGCCATCCAGCTCACTCTGAGTTCACTCATGTTCATCATTCCCCTAGTCAATAATCTTTGGCTGTACTTTCAAAGTCAAGATCCAGAAGATATACAATATTTCACATatgtattaataattttgtttccACGTCTTTTGAGTCCCCTCATTTATGGGGTAAGGGAGGAAAACTTCAAAAAATATCTCAAACTCTATGTGAAGGTTTGTGCTTTTGTAAAAGGAGACCCATCTAGCTAA